A region of Arabidopsis thaliana chromosome 5, partial sequence DNA encodes the following proteins:
- the HK5 gene encoding histidine kinase 5 (histidine kinase 5 (HK5); FUNCTIONS IN: protein histidine kinase activity; INVOLVED IN: cytokinin mediated signaling pathway; LOCATED IN: vacuole; EXPRESSED IN: male gametophyte, root; CONTAINS InterPro DOMAIN/s: Signal transduction histidine kinase, homodimeric (InterPro:IPR009082), CheY-like (InterPro:IPR011006), Signal transduction histidine kinase, core (InterPro:IPR005467), Signal transduction response regulator, receiver domain (InterPro:IPR001789), Signal transduction histidine kinase, subgroup 1, dimerisation/phosphoacceptor domain (InterPro:IPR003661), ATPase-like, ATP-binding domain (InterPro:IPR003594), Signal transduction histidine kinase-related protein, C-terminal (InterPro:IPR004358); BEST Arabidopsis thaliana protein match is: calmodulin-binding protein-related (TAIR:AT5G10680.1); Has 142896 Blast hits to 126384 proteins in 3154 species: Archae - 1152; Bacteria - 126386; Metazoa - 257; Fungi - 2334; Plants - 2049; Viruses - 33; Other Eukaryotes - 10685 (source: NCBI BLink).): MVCEMETDQIEEMDVEVLSSMWPEDVGTEADKQFNVEKPAGDLDTLKEVTIETRTIADMTRLPNLLNSTHQGSSQLTNLVKQWEYMQDNAVRLLKEELKNLDRQREEAEAKELKIIEEYKFESNEPENVPVLDETSDLFRRFRQKKRDALVDSKKIEIYEEFDTVAYWKQKALSLEKMLEASTERERRLMEKLSESLKTMESQSAPVQELTQNLKRAEGFLHFILQNAPIVMGHQDKDLRYLFIYNKYPSLREQDILGKTDVEIFHGGGVKESEDFKREVLEKGKASKREITFTTDLFGSKTFLIYVEPVYNKAGEKIGINYMGMEVTDQVVKREKMAKLREDNAVRKAMESELNKTIHITEETMRAKQMLATMSHEIRSPLSGVVGMAEILSTTKLDKEQRQLLNVMISSGDLVLQLINDILDLSKVESGVMRLEATKFRPREVVKHVLQTAAASLKKSLTLEGNIADDVPIEVVGDVLRIRQILTNLISNAIKFTHEGNVGIKLQVISEPSFVRDNALNADTEEHEQNGLTETSVWICCDVWDTGIGIPENALPCLFKKYMQASADHARKYGGTGLGLAICKQLVELMGGQLTVTSRVSEGSTFTFILPYKVGRSDDYSDDQDEFSDMADQQSEPDDTAEGYFQFKPLLGSIYSNGGPGISNDFLPHKVMLTSPIKLINGFVADPSNNTGQSEMLQLENGGYMDESKLETSSGHCPESAHQYENGNGRCFSKESESCSSSQASSEGGTLEMESELTVSSHREEEKAETEVKETSKPKILLVEDNKINIMVAKSMMKQLGHTMDIANNGVEAITAINSSSYDLVLMDVCMPVLDGLKATRLIRSYEETGNWNAAIEAGVDISTSENEQVCMRPTNRLPIIAMTANTLAESSEECYANGMDSFISKPVTLQKLRECLQQYLH; this comes from the exons ATGGTCTGTGAAATGGAGACTGATCAGATTGAGGAAATGGATGTCGAAGTTTTGTCTTCGATGTGGCCCGAAGATGTTGGAACTGAAGCTGACAAACAGTTCAACGTCGAGAAACCTGCCGGAGATTTAGACACGTTGAAAGAAGTTACTATCGAGACACGGACCATTGCGGATATGACACGGTTACCAAACCTATTGAATTCGACTCATCAAGGCTCCTCTCAACTAACCAACCTTGTGAAACAATGGGAGTATATGCAAGACAACGCGGTTCGGCTGTTAAAAGAAGAGCTAAAAAATCTCGAtagacagagagaagaagccgAGGCTAAAGAGTTGAAGATCATTGAGGAGTATAAGTTTGAGAGCAACGAGCCTGAGAATGTTCCGGTTTTGGATGAGACGAGTGATTTGTTCCGCAGGTTTAGGCAGAAAAAACGAGATGCCTTGGTCGATAGCAAGAAGATTGAGATCTATGAGGAGTTTGACACTGTTGCATATTGGAAACAGAAGGCGTTGAGTCTTGAGAAAATGCTTGAGGCGAGTACTGAGAGAGAAAGGCGATTGATGGAGAAGCTGAGTGAGAGTTTGAAAACTATGGAGAGTCAGTCAGCACCGGTCCAAGAGCTTACTCAGAATCTTAAGAGAGCTGAAGGTTTCTTGCATTTCATACTTCAGAATGCACCTATTGTTATGGGCCATCAG GATAAAGATTTACGCTACTTGTTCATCTACAACAAGTATCCTAGTTTACGGGAACAG GACATTTTGGGAAAAACAGACGTGGAGATATTCCATGGAGGTGGAGTTAAAGAATCTGAAGATTTCAAGAGAGAAGTTCTTGAGAAAGGAAAAGcttcaaagagagagatcaCATTTACTACAGATTTATTTGGATCAAAGAcgtttttgatatatgttgAGCCTGTTTACAACAAAGCTGGCGAGAAAATCGGTATAAACTACATGGGAATGGAAGTAACTGATCAG GTAGTGAAAAGGGAGAAAATGGCGAAACTTAGAGAAGATAACGCTGTGAGAAAGGCGATGGAATCAGAACTGAACAAGACTATTCACATTACAG agGAGACAATGAGAGCAAAGCAGATGCTAGCGACGATGTCTCATGAGATAAGGTCACCATTGTCAGGAGTAGTGGGAATGGCTGAGATACTTTCAACTACAAAACTGGATAAAGAGCAAAGACAGTTGTTGAATGTCATGATCTCTTCTGGTGATTTGGTGCTTCAGCTAATCAACGACATTCTTGATCTCTCCAAGGTTGAATCAG GTGTGATGAGATTAGAAGCTACAAAGTTTCGACCAAGAGAAGTAGTGAAGCATGTGCTACAGACAGCTGCAGCATCGCTGAAGAAATCTTTGACATTAGAAGGAAACATTGCAGATGATGTTCCTATTGAG GTAGTTGGAGATGTTCTAAGGATTAGGCAGATCCTCACCAATTTGATAAG CAATGCTATCAAGTTTACACATGAAGGAAATGTAGGAATCAAACTCCAAGTGATATCAGAACCATCCTTTGTGCGGGATAACGCATTGAACGCAGACACCGAGGAACACGAACAAAACGGTTTGACCGAGACTTCAGTTTGGATTTGCTGTGACGTATGGGACACTGGAATTGGAATCCCAG AAAACGCTCTTCCATGTTTGTTCAAGAAGTACATGCAAGCAAGCGCTGATCATGCCCGAAAATACGGTGGGACTGGTCTCGGACTTGCTATTTGTAAACAGCTG GTTGAGTTAATGGGAGGCCAACTCACTGTGACAAGCCGGGTGAGCGAAGGTTCAACGTTCACATTTATATTACCCTACAAAGTTGGAAGATCAGATGATTATTCAGATGATCAAGATGAGTTCTCTGATATGGCGGATCAACAATCTGAACCAGACGATACAGCTGAAGGATATTTCCAGTTTAAACCGCTCTTAGGATCGATATATTCGAATGGCGGACCGGGGATCAGCAATGACTTCTTACCTCATAAAGTCATGCTTACTAGTCCTATTAAGCTCATCAATGGTTTTGTCGCTGATCCCTCTAATAACACTGGACAGAGCGAGATGCTACAGCTTGAAAACGGTGGTTACATGGATGAATCTAAACTCGAAACCAGTTCTGGTCATTGCCCTGAATCAGCTCACCAATATGAGAATGGAAATGGTCGATGTTTCTCTAAGGAATCTGAATCTTGTAGCAGTTCACAAGCTAGCTCAGAAGGTGGAACCTTAGAAATGGAGTCAGAGCTCACAGTTTCATCTCATAGGGAAGAGGAAAAAGCCGAGACAGAAgtaaaagaaacatcaaagcCAAAGATTTTGCTTGTGGAAGATAATAAGATCAACATCATGGTTGCAAAGTCGATGATGAAGCAGTTAGGCCATACCATGGATATTGCTAATAATGGAGTTGAAGCCATAACCGCGATTAATAGCTCTAGCTACGATCTGGTACTCATG GATGTGTGCATGCCGGTGCTCGATGGTTTAAAAGCTACAAGACTGATCCGTTCGTATGAAGAAACTGGGAACTGGAATGCTGCAATAGAAGCCGGAGTAGATATATCGACATCGGAGAATGAACAAGTTTGTATGCGTCCCACAAACCGGCTGCCTATAATCGCG ATGACGGCAAATACTTTAGCAGAGAGTTCAGAAGAATGTTATGCAAATGGTATGGACTCGTTTATTTCGAAACCTGTAACGTTGCAAAAACTGAGAGAGTGTTTGCAACAGTATTTGCACTga
- a CDS encoding Protein phosphatase 2C family protein (Protein phosphatase 2C family protein; FUNCTIONS IN: protein serine/threonine phosphatase activity, catalytic activity; INVOLVED IN: protein amino acid dephosphorylation; LOCATED IN: protein serine/threonine phosphatase complex; EXPRESSED IN: 19 plant structures; EXPRESSED DURING: 11 growth stages; CONTAINS InterPro DOMAIN/s: Protein phosphatase 2C, manganese/magnesium aspartate binding site (InterPro:IPR000222), Protein phosphatase 2C-related (InterPro:IPR001932), Protein phosphatase 2C (InterPro:IPR015655), Protein phosphatase 2C, N-terminal (InterPro:IPR014045); BEST Arabidopsis thaliana protein match is: Protein phosphatase 2C family protein (TAIR:AT5G24940.1); Has 30201 Blast hits to 17322 proteins in 780 species: Archae - 12; Bacteria - 1396; Metazoa - 17338; Fungi - 3422; Plants - 5037; Viruses - 0; Other Eukaryotes - 2996 (source: NCBI BLink).) — protein MGYLDLALSYSNQPQTVEAPASGGGLSQNGKFSYGYASSAGKRSSMEDFFETRIDGINGEIVGLFGVFDGHGGARAAEYVKRHLFSNLITHPKFISDTKSAITDAYNHTDSELLKSENSHNRDAGSTASTAILVGDRLVVANVGDSRAVISRGGKAIAVSRDHKPDQSDERERIENAGGFVMWAGTWRVGGVLAVSRAFGDRLLKQYVVADPEIQEEKIDDTLEFLILASDGLWDVFSNEAAVAMVKEVEDPEDSAKKLVGEAIKRGSADNITCVVVRFLEKKSASSSHISSSSSKEAKEMPPLGDLAISSNEAKQVQIGSGNKPENVTNRKPDTASRSTDTLTLERNSVTDKV, from the exons ATGGGATACTTGGACTTGGCCTTGTCGTATTCCAACCAGCCGCAGACTGTTGAAGCTCCAGCGAGCGGAGGAGGTCTCAG CCAGAATGGAAAATTTAGCTATGGATATGCAAGCTCCGCTGGCAAGAGATCATCTATGGAAGACTTTTTTGAAACTAGGATCGACGGTATCAATGGAGAAATAGTTGGTCTATTTGGAGTTTTTGATG GCCATGGTGGAGCCAGAGCAGCTGAGTACGTGAAGCGCCATCTTTTCAGTAATCTGATCACCCACCCAAAGTTTATCTCTGACACCAAATCAGCTATAA CTGATGCTTATAACCATACAGACTCCGAACTTCTCAAGTCAGAAAATAGTCACAATAGAGACGCTGGTTCTACTGCGTCTACAGCTATTCTTGTTGGTGACCGTTTAGTTGTTGCAAATGTTGGTGATTCTAGAGCTGTTATCAGCAGAGGCGGAAAAG CCATTGCTGTGTCAAGGGACCATAAACCGGACCAAAGTGATGAACGTGAAAGGATTGAGAATGCTGGTGGATTTGTGATGTGGGCAG GAACTTGGAGGGTAGGAGGAGTTCTTGCAGTTTCTCGTGCGTTTGGTGATCGGCTTCTGAAGCAATATGTTGTTGCTGATCCAGAAATCCAG GAAGAAAAGATTGATGATACTCTTGAGTTTTTGATTCTAGCAAGTGATGGACTGTGGGATGTTTTCTCTAATGAG GCAGCAGTTGCAATGGTAAAGGAAGTTGAAGATCCCGAGGACTCAGCGAAAAAACTGGTGGGTGAAGCAATAAAGAGAGGAAGTGCAGATAACATCACATGTGTTGTCGTTCGTTTCTTGGAGAAGAAGTCAGCTTCATCAAGCCACATTAGCTCTTCCTCCTCCAAGGAAGCCAAGGAAATGCCTCCACTTGGAGACCTTGCTATCTCATCGAATGAAGCTAAGCAAGTCCAGATCGGCTCAGGGAACAAACCAGAGAATGTAACGAATCGAAAACCGGACACTGCAAGTCGCTCAACTGATACACTGACCCTTGAGAGGAATTCAGTGACCGACAAGGTATAA
- a CDS encoding enhanced disease resistance-like protein (DUF1336) (Protein of unknown function (DUF1336); CONTAINS InterPro DOMAIN/s: Protein of unknown function DUF1336 (InterPro:IPR009769); BEST Arabidopsis thaliana protein match is: Protein of unknown function (DUF1336) (TAIR:AT5G24990.1); Has 1807 Blast hits to 1807 proteins in 277 species: Archae - 0; Bacteria - 0; Metazoa - 736; Fungi - 347; Plants - 385; Viruses - 0; Other Eukaryotes - 339 (source: NCBI BLink).): MSPSKQRHRSSTGENKSKPVRSASSSAIPEWITESTNGGSLRRVDPDTGTDGWASPPGDVFSLRSDSYLSKKQKTPAGDYLLSPAGMDWLKSSTKLENALARPDNRVAHALRKAQSRGQSLKSFIFAVNLQIPGKDHHSAVFYFATEEPIPSGSLLHRFINGDDAFRNQRFKIVNRIVKGPWVVKAAVGNYSACLLGKALTCNYHRGPNYFEIDVDISSSAIATAILRLALGYVTSVTIDMGFLAEAQTEEELPERLIGAVRVCQMEMSSAFVVDAPPPQQLPSQPCRTLSSAKVNHDEDED, encoded by the coding sequence ATGAGCCCTTCCAAGCAGCGACATCGTAGCTCTACCGGAGAAAACAAGTCAAAGCCGGTCAGATCCGCTTCATCCTCCGCCATACCGGAATGGATTACCGAATCAACCAACGGCGGATCTCTCCGTCGCGTAGATCCCGATACAGGTACCGACGGCTGGGCTTCTCCTCCCGGCGATGTTTTCTCTCTCCGCTCCGATTCTTACTtgtccaaaaaacaaaaaactccCGCCGGTGATTACCTCCTTTCTCCCGCCGGCATGGACTGGCTCAAATCAAGTACCAAACTCGAGAACGCGCTCGCTCGTCCCGATAACCGTGTAGCTCACGCGCTTAGAAAAGCTCAATCTCGCGGTCAATCTCTCAAGAGCTTCATCTTCGCCGTGAATCTCCAGATTCCAGGTAAGGATCATCACAGCGCCGTGTTCTACTTCGCGACGGAAGAACCGATTCCTTCCGGTTCGCTTCTCCACCGGTTCATCAACGGCGACGATGCCTTCCGGAACCAGAGATTCAAAATCGTGAATCGGATTGTGAAAGGTCCTTGGGTAGTTAAAGCCGCGGTGGGGAACTATAGCGCTTGTCTTCTAGGTAAAGCCTTGACGTGCAATTACCACAGAGGTCCTAACTACTTTGAAATTGACGTCGACATTAGCAGCTCAGCGATCGCAACGGCGATTCTACGGCTGGCTTTAGGGTACGTGACGAGCGTGACAATCGATATGGGGTTCTTAGCAGAGGCACAAACGGAAGAGGAGCTGCCGGAGAGATTAATCGGAGCTGTTAGAGTTTGCCAAATGGAGATGTCGTCAGCGTTTGTTGTCGACGCGCCACCACCGCAGCAACTGCCGTCACAACCGTGTAGAACATTAAGTTCGGCGAAAGTTAACCATGACGAGGACGAGGATTGA
- a CDS encoding uncharacterized protein (unknown protein; FUNCTIONS IN: molecular_function unknown; INVOLVED IN: biological_process unknown; LOCATED IN: endomembrane system; BEST Arabidopsis thaliana protein match is: unknown protein (TAIR:AT5G24980.1); Has 35333 Blast hits to 34131 proteins in 2444 species: Archae - 798; Bacteria - 22429; Metazoa - 974; Fungi - 991; Plants - 531; Viruses - 0; Other Eukaryotes - 9610 (source: NCBI BLink).), giving the protein MAKEQHLRPWFLDLVPALVVLLAAAHVIALGYWIYRLATDRRAQSQRGKFH; this is encoded by the exons ATGGCGAAGGAGCAGCACTTACGACCTTGGTTTCTGGATCTAGTACCGGCTTTGGTTGTTTTGCTCGCCGCAGCTCATGTCATCGCCTTG GGTTACTGGATTTACAGATTGGCCACTGATCGTCGAGCTCAGAGTCAGAGAGGCAAATTCCACTGA
- a CDS encoding NAD(P)-binding Rossmann-fold superfamily protein (NAD(P)-binding Rossmann-fold superfamily protein; FUNCTIONS IN: coenzyme binding, binding, catalytic activity; INVOLVED IN: cellular metabolic process, metabolic process; LOCATED IN: plasma membrane; EXPRESSED IN: 25 plant structures; EXPRESSED DURING: 15 growth stages; CONTAINS InterPro DOMAIN/s: NAD-dependent epimerase/dehydratase (InterPro:IPR001509), NAD(P)-binding domain (InterPro:IPR016040); BEST Arabidopsis thaliana protein match is: NAD(P)-binding Rossmann-fold superfamily protein (TAIR:AT5G15910.1); Has 30201 Blast hits to 17322 proteins in 780 species: Archae - 12; Bacteria - 1396; Metazoa - 17338; Fungi - 3422; Plants - 5037; Viruses - 0; Other Eukaryotes - 2996 (source: NCBI BLink).): MRTIVSRLIRYQSSLSQIRFVSASGGGRYLSTDSNKIDEPFNVEEAETVHVPPPPTEKLLVLGGNGFVGSHVCKEALDRGLSVSSLSRSGRSSLQESWASRVTWHQGNLLSSDLLKDALEGVTSVISCVGGFGSNSYMYKINGTANINAIRAASEKGVKRFVYISAADFGLANYLLRGYYEGKRAAETELLTRFAYGGIILRPGFIYGTRSVGSMKIPLGVFGSPMEMVLQQAKPLNQLPLVGPLFTPPVNVESVAKVAVRAATDPVFPPGIVDVHGIQRYSQQKSR; this comes from the exons ATGAGGACAATCGTTTCGCGTTTGATTCGTTATCAATCGTCTCTTTCCCAGATACG GTTTGTTTCTGCCTCTGGTGGCGGGAGGTATCTCTCGACAGACTCTAACAAAATTGATGAGCCCTTCAATGTGGAAGAAGCTGAGACTGTACATGTGCCTCCACCTCCTACTGAGAAG CTGCTTGTCCTGGGAGGAAATGGTTTTGTGGGATCACATGTCTGTAAAGAAGCTTTAGATCGCGGCTTATCTGTCTCTAGCCTTAGCAG GTCAGGTAGGTCGTCTTTACAAGAGTCCTGGGCCTCCAGAGTAACATGGCATCAAG GAAACCTTCTATCATCTGATTTATTGAAAGATGCTCTTGAGGGAGTGACTTCTGTG ATTTCTTGTGTTGGTGGTTTTGGTTCAAACTCATATATGTATAAGATTAACGGGACTGCAAACATCAACGCAATTAGGGCTGCCTCAGAAAAAG GTGTTAAAAGATTTGTCTATATTTCTGCTGCGGATTTCGGATTAGCCAACTACTTGTTGAGAGGATACTATGAGGGAAAG CGAGCTGCTGAGACCGAGCTGCTCACAAGATTTGCATATGGAG GTATAATCTTGCGACCTGGTTTTATATATGGAACTCGCAGTGTTGGGAGCATGAAGATCCCGTTAGGAGTATTTGGTTCACCCATGGAGATG GTTCTTCAACAAGCAAAACCTCTGAACCAGCTTCCATTAGTCGGACCTTTGTTCACACCTCCGGTGAATGTTGAATCGGTTGCAAAAGTCGCAGTTAGAGCAGCCACAGATCCAGTGTTCCCTCCCGGGATTGTGGATGTCCATGGAATACAACGTTACAGCCAACAGAAATCGAGATAA
- a CDS encoding Eukaryotic aspartyl protease family protein (Eukaryotic aspartyl protease family protein; FUNCTIONS IN: aspartic-type endopeptidase activity; INVOLVED IN: proteolysis; LOCATED IN: apoplast; EXPRESSED IN: 18 plant structures; EXPRESSED DURING: 12 growth stages; CONTAINS InterPro DOMAIN/s: Peptidase aspartic (InterPro:IPR021109), Peptidase aspartic, catalytic (InterPro:IPR009007), Peptidase A1 (InterPro:IPR001461); BEST Arabidopsis thaliana protein match is: Eukaryotic aspartyl protease family protein (TAIR:AT5G10770.1); Has 1807 Blast hits to 1807 proteins in 277 species: Archae - 0; Bacteria - 0; Metazoa - 736; Fungi - 347; Plants - 385; Viruses - 0; Other Eukaryotes - 339 (source: NCBI BLink).), producing MSIMRNFLSMIIMLCVCLNWCFAEGAEKSDSGKVLDSYTIQVSSLFPSSSSCVPSSKASNTKSSLRVVHMHGACSHLSSDARVDHDEIIRRDQARVESIYSKLSKNSANEVSEAKSTELPAKSGITLGSGNYIVTIGIGTPKHDLSLVFDTGSDLTWTQCEPCLGSCYSQKEPKFNPSSSSTYQNVSCSSPMCEDAESCSASNCVYSIVYGDKSFTQGFLAKEKFTLTNSDVLEDVYFGCGENNQGLFDGVAGLLGLGPGKLSLPAQTTTTYNNIFSYCLPSFTSNSTGHLTFGSAGISESVKFTPISSFPSAFNYGIDIIGISVGDKELAITPNSFSTEGAIIDSGTVFTRLPTKVYAELRSVFKEKMSSYKSTSGYGLFDTCYDFTGLDTVTYPTIAFSFAGSTVVELDGSGISLPIKISQVCLAFAGNDDLPAIFGNVQQTTLDVVYDVAGGRVGFAPNGC from the exons ATGAGCATAATGAGGAATTTCTTGAGTATGATAATTATGCTTTGCGTATGTCTCAATTGGTGTTTTGCTGAAGGAGCTGAGAAAAGCGATAGTGGAAAGGTACTTGATTCTTACACCATTCAAGTCAGCTCTCTGTTcccttcatcatcatcttgtgTCCCTTCTTCAAAAG CATCTAATACCAAGTCGTCGCTGCGCGTGGTGCACATGCATGGTGCGTGCTCGCATCTTAGCAGCGATGCGAGAGTCGACCATGACGAAATCATCAGACGCGATCAAGCACGTGTGGAGTCCATCTACTCAAAATTGTCAAAGAATAGCGCAAATGAAGTCAGCGAAGCCAAGTCAACGGAGCTACCGGCTAAAAGTGGAATCACACTCGGATCAGGAAACTACATCGTAACAATCGGAATCGGGACACCGAAGCACGATCTATCGCTGGTCTTCGACACCGGAAGTGACCTGACATGGACTCAATGTGAGCCATGTCTAGGAAGTTGCTATTCACAAAAGGAACCAAAATTTAAcccttcttcgtcttctacTTACCAAAACGTCTCGTGCTCATCTCCAATGTGTGAAGACGCTGAGAGTTGTTCGGCTTCCAACTGCGTATACAGTATCGTTTACGGCGATAAGTCGTTTACCCAAGGATTTCTTGCAAAGGAGAAATTTACCCTAACGAACTCTGATGTTTTGGAGGATGTTTACTTTGGTTGCGGTGAAAACAACCAAGGACTTTTCGACGGTGTTGCTGGGCTTCTCGGCCTTGGCCCTGGCAAACTCTCACTACCGGCGCAAACAACAACGACCTACAACAATATCTTCTCCTACTGTCTACCTTCTTTCACAAGTAACAGTACTGGCCATCTTACCTTTGGATCCGCTGGAATCTCTGAATCCGTTAAATTCACACCGATTTCTTCCTTCCCAAGCGCATTCAATTATGGCATCGATATCATAGGTATCAGTGTAGGCGACAAGGAATTAGCGATTACTCCAAACTCATTCTCGACCGAAGGTGCTATAATCGACTCAGGCACAGTGTTTACTCGCCTCCCTACCAAAGTCTACGCGGAACTCCGCAGTGTTTTTAAGGAAAAGATGTCGAGTTACAAGAGTACGTCGGGATACGGGCTTTTTGACACATGTTACGATTTCACTGGCTTGGATACGGTGACATACCCGACGATTGCATTCTCCTTCGCCGGTAGCACTGTCGTAGAACTTGATGGATCAGGGATTTCGTTGCCGATCAAGATATCACAGGTTTGTTTGGCGTTTGCAGGGAATGATGACCTTCCCGCCATCTTTGGAAACGTTCAGCAGACGACGCTAGATGTTGTGTACGACGTGGCTGGTGGACGAGTCGGTTTTGCTCCCAATGGTTGTTAA